The following are encoded in a window of Syngnathoides biaculeatus isolate LvHL_M chromosome 3, ASM1980259v1, whole genome shotgun sequence genomic DNA:
- the cdh8 gene encoding cadherin-8 isoform X2, protein MYFLPIVVTDNGNPPMSSTNTLTIRVCGCSKDGIVQSCNVEAYVLPIGLSMGALIAILACIILLLVIVVLFVTLRRHKNEPLIIKDDEDVRENIIRYDDEGGGEEDTEAFDIATLQNPDGINGYLPRKDIKPDLQFMPRAGHHSGPNGVDVDEFINVRLHEADNDPTAPPYDSIQIYGYEGRGSVAGSLSSLETTSSDSDQNYDYLREWGPRFRRLGELYSVGESDRET, encoded by the exons ATGTACTTCCTTCCTATCGTGGTGACGGACAACGGCAACCCACCCATGAGCAGTACCAACACCCTGACCATTCGGGTGTGCGGATGCAGCAAGGACGGTATCGTGCAGTCCTGCAATGTAGAGGCGTACGTCTTACCAATTGGCCTCAGCATGGGTGCGCTCATTGCCATCTTGGCCTGTATCATCCTTCTTTTAG TAATAGTGGTGCTTTTTGTGACATTGCGGCGACACAAGAATGAGCCGCTCATCATCAAGGACGACGAGGATGTGCGCGAGAACATCATCCGCTACGATGATGAGGGCGGAGGTGAGGAGGACACGGAGGCATTTGACATCGCCACACTGCAGAACCCGGATGGCATCAATGGCTACCTGCCACGCAAGGACATAAAGCCTGACCTGCAGTTCATGCCACGCGCTGGCCATCACTCGGGTCCCAACGGCGTAGACGTGGATGAGTTCATCAACGTGCGACTGCATGAGGCTGACAACGACCCAACAGCACCGCCTTACGACTCCATCCAGATCTACGGCTACGAGGGCCGGGGATCGGTTGCCGGCTCACTCAGTTCTCTGGAGACAACATCATCCGACTCGGACCAGAACTATGACTACCTCAGGGAGTGGGGCCCTCGCTTCAGGAGACTTGGGGAACTCTACTCAGTGGGCGAAAGTGACCGGGAGACCTga